The genomic segment CCAGCCCATCGTCATCACCCGGCGGCTCGACAGGTCCCACTTGATGTCGGGCAGTTCGAAGCCGGGGTCACCGGCGGTGTTGGCCTTGAATTCCGACGCGGAGGAGGATTCGAGCCGGAGGTCCAGCTCGCCAAGCACCACACCCTCGAAATGGGCGATCACCTCTGTGGGGCGAAGGCGGCGAGAGGCCGGAGAAAGAAACTCGATCATGTGGGCGGCGAAATAGAAGGCGTCGATATCCTTGCGGAAGGCCTTTTCGATCTTCGGGCGGAGGACCTTTACGGCGACTTCTTCCCCGGTGTTGTTGAGCCGTGCCTTGTGGACCTGCGCGATCGATGCGGCGGCGACCGGTTCGCTGAACTCCATGAAGATTTCATCGACCGGGCGGCCCAGCTCCCGTTCGACGCTCTGCTTGGCGACGGACACCGGAAAGGGCGGCAGCTTGTCCTGGAGAATGCGCAACTCGTTGGCGAGGTCTTCGCCAACGATATCGGGCCGGGTGGAGAATACCTGCCCGAACTTGATATATGCGGGGCCCAGCGCCGTCAGGGCGCGCAGGGCGGGCGGCATCGAGGGGTCACCCCGGTAGCCGAGCCATTGAAAGGGCCAGGCGAGAAAGCGCATCGTGGCCCGCACCAGCGGCGGCGCATCCATCGCATCCATGATCAGGCCCATGGCGCCGGCGCGCTCCAGCGTGGCGCCCGTCCGGATCAGGCGCAGAAGGTTATGCGGCCCCCGCATCGGCTAGATCTTCCAGCCCGAATGCAGACAGGCAACGCCCATCGTCAGGTTGCGGTACTTGGCGTTCTCGAACCCGGCGTTGCGGACCATTTGCAGGAAAGTCTCCTGATCCGGGAAGCGACGGATCGATTCGACGAGATACTGATAGCTGTCGCGATCATTGGCGATGGCCTGCCCCATGCGCGGGATGATGTTGAAGGAATAGAGATCATAGACCTTTTGCATCAGGTCATTGGGGATCTGGCTGAACTCCAGCACCATCAGCCGCCCGCCGGGCTTGAGCACGCGGAAGGCCTCGTTCAGGGCGTCCTGCGGGCGGGTGACGTTTCTTATGCCGAAGCTGATCGTGTATACGTCGAACGTGTTTTCGGCGAAGGGCAGCGCCATCGCGTCGCCCACCACCCAGTCAAGGCTGTCGCCAAGACTTTCCGCCTCGGCCCGTTTGCGGCCCTCCACCAGCATCGGTTCGGTCAGGTCCAGCACGGTGGCATGGCCGTGGCCTGCACGCTTGAGGAAACGGAAGGAGATGTCGCCGGTACCCCCCGCCACGTCGAGCAGGCGTTGGCCGGGCCGCGGCGCCAGCCAGTCCATCATCGCGTCTTTCCAGACCCTGTGGATGCCAAAGCTCATCGCGTCGTTCATCACGTCGTATTTCGACGCGACCGAGCCGAAGACGCCCCGCACGCGGCCGGCCTTCTCGTCCTCGGGGATGTCCTGAAACCCGAAATGGGTGGTTTTCTCGGTCATCTTGGTTTTCCGGCCCTTGCCGTTTGAGGTCACCGACCTTCTTATAGGGCGCCCGGGGTCGGTTACAATGCGCCCTGTTGGTGTGGAAGGGGGAATAATGCCCGAATTGCCAGAGGTTGAGACCGTTCGCCGCGGCCTTTTGCCCGCGATGGAAGGGGCGGTGATCGCTCGGGCCGATGTGAACAGGCCCGATCTGCGCTGGCCGTTTCCAGAGCGGATGGCCGAGCGGCTGTCGGGGCAGCGGGTTCTGAACCTGCGCAGGCGGTCGAAATACATCCTGGCTGACCTGTCGTCGGACGAGACCTTGCTGATTCACTTGGGCATGTCGGGGCGCATCCTGATTTCGGGCGATCCGTTGGGGCAGTTCGTGCATGACCATCCGGCGCCGGAGAAGCATGACCACGTGGTGTTTCACATGGAGAACGGCGCGCGGATCACCTTCAACGACCCGCGCCGGTTCGGCGCGATGGACCTGATCGCCACGCCGATTGCCGACCAGCATCCGCTATTGCAGAAACTGGGGCCTGAGCCCTTGGGCAACGCCTTTCACGAGGCGCACCTCGTGGCGGCGCTGAAGGGGCGGAACACGCCGATCAAGTCGGCGCTTCTGGACCAGCGAATCGTGGCCGGTTTGGGCAATATCTATGTCTGCGAGGCACTTTACCGGGCCCGGATCTCCCCCAAACGCCGGGCCGGGGCGATATCTGCGGCGCGGATTGCAGGGCTGGTGCCGATCATTCGCGACGTGCTGACGGATGCCATCGCCGCCGGCGGCTCCTCCCTTCGCGATTACCGGCGGGCGGATGGTGAACTCGGTTATTTTCAACACAGTTTCGACGTTTACGACCGCGAAGGGCAGGCCTGCCGAACGCCGGGTTGCGAAGGGCAAGTGCGCCGTATCGTACAATCCGGTAGGTCGTCCTTCTATTGCGCCCGCTGTCAAAGATAGGTTGAACCGACGCGCCAAATTGATAAGGAATCGTCTTTGACCGAAACAAGCGAAAGCAGATTTCATGGCCTATGAGACGATCATCGTCGAAGTAGAAGACCACGTCGCCCTAGTCACCCTCAATCGCCCGGATGCCCTCAATGCCTTGAACGACCAGCTTCTGAAGGAGCTGTCGACGGCGCTGCGGGAATGCCAGAAGAACGACAAGGTGCGCTGTATCGTTCTCACCGGGTCGGACAAGGCCTTCGCGGCCGGGGCCGACATCAAGATGATGAGCGAGAAATCCTTCGTCGACGTGTTCTCCGAAGACCTCTTCGGCCCGGAACCGGAC from the Roseovarius indicus genome contains:
- the ubiE gene encoding bifunctional demethylmenaquinone methyltransferase/2-methoxy-6-polyprenyl-1,4-benzoquinol methylase UbiE, whose translation is MTEKTTHFGFQDIPEDEKAGRVRGVFGSVASKYDVMNDAMSFGIHRVWKDAMMDWLAPRPGQRLLDVAGGTGDISFRFLKRAGHGHATVLDLTEPMLVEGRKRAEAESLGDSLDWVVGDAMALPFAENTFDVYTISFGIRNVTRPQDALNEAFRVLKPGGRLMVLEFSQIPNDLMQKVYDLYSFNIIPRMGQAIANDRDSYQYLVESIRRFPDQETFLQMVRNAGFENAKYRNLTMGVACLHSGWKI
- the mutM gene encoding bifunctional DNA-formamidopyrimidine glycosylase/DNA-(apurinic or apyrimidinic site) lyase; translation: MPELPEVETVRRGLLPAMEGAVIARADVNRPDLRWPFPERMAERLSGQRVLNLRRRSKYILADLSSDETLLIHLGMSGRILISGDPLGQFVHDHPAPEKHDHVVFHMENGARITFNDPRRFGAMDLIATPIADQHPLLQKLGPEPLGNAFHEAHLVAALKGRNTPIKSALLDQRIVAGLGNIYVCEALYRARISPKRRAGAISAARIAGLVPIIRDVLTDAIAAGGSSLRDYRRADGELGYFQHSFDVYDREGQACRTPGCEGQVRRIVQSGRSSFYCARCQR